From one Branchiostoma floridae strain S238N-H82 chromosome 3, Bfl_VNyyK, whole genome shotgun sequence genomic stretch:
- the LOC118411410 gene encoding zinc finger protein 717-like: MASASCGSPTEVSQETLTDEVTGKPRADMGSCKDKSNMKGVAQHAGKEPYMCGEGRNTGEKPYMCGEDRNTGEKPFMCGEDRNTGEKPSMCGGGRNTGEEPYTCGEGRKTGEKRYMCGEGRNTGEKRYTCGEGRNTGEKRYTCGEGKNTGEKPYMCGEGKNTGEKPYMCGEGKNTGEKPYMCGEGRNTGEKRYTCGKGKNTGEEPYMCRARRNTCEEPYMCAEGKNTGEKPYKCGEDRNTGEEPYMYGESRNTGEEPYMYGECRNTGEEPYMCGEVRNTGEEPYMCGEVRNTGERPFMCGNTGEEPYMYGEKSYMSGEGGNSEEEPYMYGGYMAELSRDVTSIQEERCRTVTSTEMLRTSSLTCRLTLICRHPRNRTNVTSVTSAQRGRKA, encoded by the coding sequence ATGGCATCAGCTAGTTGTGGGTCTCCTACTGAAGTTTCTCAAGAGACATTGACAGATGAAGTCACAGGAAAGCCAAGAGCTGACATGGGAAGCTGCAAGGACAAGTCCAACATGAAGGGTGTGGCACAGCATGCTGGGAAagaaccttacatgtgtggggagggcagaaacactggtgagaaaccctacatgtgtggggaggacaggaacactggtgagaaaccctttaTGTGTGGGGAGGACAGGAACACTGGTGAGAAGCCCTCCATGTGTGGTGGAGGTAGAAACACTGGTGAAGAACCCTATACTTGTGGGGAGGGCAGGAAAACTGGTGAGAAAcgctacatgtgtggggagggcaggaacactggtgagaaacgcTACACGTGTGGGGAGGGCAggaacactggtgagaaacgcTACACGTGTGGGGAGGGCAaaaacactggtgagaaaccctacatgtgtggggagggcaaaaacactggtgagaaaccctacatgtgtggggagggcaaaaacactggtgagaaaccctacatgtgtggggagggcaggaacactggtgagaaacgcTACACATGTGGGAAGGGCAAAAACACTGGTGAGGAACCCTACATGTGTCGGGCGCGCAGAAACACTTGTGAAGAACCTTACATGTGCGCAGAGGGCAaaaacactggtgagaaaccctacaagtgtggtgAGGACAGAAACACTGGTGAGGAACCCTACATGTATGGGGAGAGCAGAAACACTGGTGAGGAACCCTACATGTATGGGGAGTGCAGAAACACTGGTGAggaaccctacatgtgtggggaggtCAGAAACACTGGTGAggaaccctacatgtgtggggaggtcagaaacactggtgagagacccttTATGTGTGGAAACACTGGTGAGGAACCCTACATGTATGGGGAGAAATCCTACATGAGTGGGGAAGGAGGAAACTCTGAGGAGGAACCTTACATGTACGGTGGATACATGGCAGAGCTCAGCAGGGATGTGACATCCATACAGGAGGAAAGATGCAGGACAGTTACCAGTACGGAGATGTTGCGTACCAGCAGTTTGACATGCAGACTTACTCTGATCTGCAGACATCCCAGAAACCGTACAAATGTCACCAGTGTAACTTCAGCTCAGCGTGGAAGAAAAGCCTGA